CCCAGAAAGCCGCCCAGCGCGGCGTGGTCACCACCGGCAACATCGGCACACCCGCCCGCGCATAGTCATCTCGATAAACCAGGGCCAGGCTCCAGAAATGGATCGGCGTCCACAGGAACACCAACAGGGCCAACGCCAACACCCTTGGATCCGACCAGGCTCCCACGGCCGCGCCGCCGCTAAGGACGGCACAGCTGCCGGCCGCCCCGCCGATCACGATATTCAAAGCCGTACGCGGCTTGAGCCACAACGTATACACCCCTACATAAATCACTGCGCCCAACACCAGGAAGAAGGCCAGCGCCGGATGGCTGGGCGATACTGCCAGGGACGGCCCCACGATCATCGCCACAGCTAACGCCGGCACCCAAGCCGTCTCCGGGATCACACCTGTGATCAGGGGGCGATGCCGCGTGCGCCTCATTCGCCGATCCACTTCGCGTTCTAGATACTCGTTAAGAGCGGAGGCACCGGAGGCCGCCAGCCCTCCCGTGACCAGAATCAAGATCAGCGGGCCTCTGCCAGGCCACCCATCCGCCCCTAGAAAGGCTCCTCCTATTGCGGCGAAAAGCAGTAGCGCAACAATTCGCAGCTTGAATAGCACAAATAGAGCCCGGACCACAGAGAGGACGCTTTGTCGGTGGATTGGCGCAAATCCGCTGAGGTTCGTCGAAAAGTAGCTCATATCTGCTCCTGCTTGCGAATCCAGCAAATGGTCCATAAAATCACGACGTTGGCCCAGAAAAGGGTAGCTACCGTTAAGTGCAGCACACGTGACCACATGGGAAGGCGTAGCAACACATTGGCGATGCCCAGCCCGAATTGTACAAGCAGCAAGAATCCCATCCCATAAGCTATCCATGTCAAACCGGGGCTCTTTTGCCTCGTCAAGAGCCATATGACCGTCACCAGCGTTAAAAAGGCAACGCTAAAAGCTGCATAGCGATGCAGCATCTGAATCTCGATGAGATGGCGAATGGCTGGCGTATCAGAACCACACCAGGGGAAGGCCGGGCAGGCCAGTGAGGCACCGCTGCGGGTTACATAAGAGCCTGTAAGCAGCAACACATATGTGGCGCCGACCATCCCCGAAAGCCAAGCTCTGAAGCGCCCGTTCCGGAAGGGCTCTATGGCAGCCCCGAGGGATCGAAGAGATGGCAAGGTGCCAGCGACCTGTACGGCGATCAATCCCACGATTAGCATCGCCAGACCAGTGTGAATCCAACCGGTTATCGGAGGGATCTCCAAGAGAACGTGTACTCCTCCAAGCCCTGTCTGCACGATCAGGAGCCCGAGGGTCCCTAAAGCGGCTCGCTGCATCCATGGCTGGTTTCGATAATAGAGTCGGGATAACACGCCTATCAGGACGATTTGCAAGCCTGTTGCGGCGCCAAGCACCCGGTGGGTGAATTCCACCCAAGCTCCGATCAGGGCCGGTGGGATCACTTGGCCATAGCAGAGCGGCCAATCGGGACAGCCTAGGCCATAGCCAGTCACCCGTACGATGCCGCCAACGGTGATTAGCAGGATCGCGCTGATCCACGTTGAAAGGATCAAGCTTGGCATTAACCGGTGCACTGACAAATGAGAAGTTCGATCAGCCGTCGAGATATTCACTGCTCATCCTCCTTGAACAGACAGCCCATCAGAGGTGATAGAGCATCACATAGACCAGGACGCCCGTCACCGAAACATACAACCAGACTGGGAATGTCCAGCGAGCGATCCTGCGGTGCCGCGCGAAGCGTCCTCGGAAAGCCTGTGCCAAAGTCACCAGTGCTAGTGGTACGACCGTCGCCGCCAAAACCACGTGCGAGATGAGGATCGCATAGTACACCGGGCGTATCCACCCCTGTCCCTGAAATGGCACCGAGCCTACATGGGCATGATAGATCAGGTATGAGATCAGGAATAGGGTAGAGACGACGAAAGCCGCCAACATGAAGGCCCGATGGGCTTCCCACCGATGTCGTCGGATGAAGCAATACCCAATTACGAGCAAAATCGCGCTTATCCCGTTAAGGAGGGCGTTTACCGTGGACAGGTTGGAGACAGTCCACATCCTAATCGCTCCCATGCCATGCCGTCTAGCGATCTCCCGAGCGGTTTGCCTGTTCAGGCCCCGGAAAATAGGCCAGCGCCAATAGGCCCATCACAGCTGCCAAAGGCAGGCCAAATGCCAACACCGCTGCCAGCTTCGTCAACGGATCGGCTCGTGGCTTTACCTCTATACCGATATATCGGCTCGGATGGATCGTGCACGCGAAGCTCACCGTGCTTGGGCTATCGAACGGGATGCGAGCCGTCGTACCTGCCGGCACCCAGAATGGACCTAACTGGTGCGCCGTCTCGTCCTCGTTGCGCAGGAGCAGGACATCTCCCACCATGAAGGACCAATGTGCTGGGATCGAGGGAATCGGCTCGCCGGCCGCCACTCGGCGAGCCGTTCCGTGTGGGATTACCAGCTCCATTTGCTGCGGAGGACGGTCGCCAAGGATGGTCCGCCAAAAGTACTCGTTGACGGCCCAGGACAGCGCCATACTGCCGATCAAAGTCAGGCCAAACAACCACAAGTAGCGATGAGCCCGATAGCTTGCACCCAGGTGATCAAGGCTGACGGACTTCCACGTCAATGGTGATCTCTCCACCTTGCTCGAACCGAAGGCTGATAGGGAACCGCTCACCCGGTCGCAGTTCGCGCCGTAGGCCAATGAGCATAATGTGATAACCACCTGGCGTCAGCTCCACCCATCCTCTGGCTGGCACTTCGACGCGCTCCACCGGCTGCATCTGCATCACGTCACCCATCATGCGAGTTTGATGCAATTCTACCGCCTGTGCCACCTCGCTCTGGGCGGCTATTAAAGCATCGGTCGCCTCACCAGCGTTGGAGACAGTCAGGTAGACGGCGCTCGTGCCGTCCACGCTGCCTGGGCGAGCCCAGGCGGCCTTAATACGCAAAGCCCCCAAGGTCACTGTCTTATCGGAGTCTTCAGCCTCGTGACTGGACTCGCCATGAAGATGTGCTTCTGTAGCAGGCGCCGGAGCCTCGTGATCATGGACATGTCCCTCGTGTGAGATAGCCTCCTGTGGTCCCAACGTTGGCAGCCACGGCGTTGCCGCATAGCCAATGCCCCAAGAAGCCAGCCCTAGAACTAGGGCCAAAGTTAGAGCTTCACTAGCTGTCCTCCAGGCTGGCCGTTTTACCCCCTCGGTCAAGCGCCCTTGCAAAGCAAGCATGATCAATGCCGACAGGCCAATCAGCTCGCTGAGTTTGCAAACTACGCCCAAGGCTTCGATCGGTTCCGGTCCATGCCCGAAGGGAGCCGGCAGTGCCCGGGTGATGCCCCACAACACCACCAGGCCGCCGGCTACCGCTAATCCAATGTAGTACGATCTCAACGAAGGCCGTCGCCAGAAGGCCAGCGCCCAAAGAATCTCTGCAATCCCTGCCACCGCGAAGAAAATCCCATGGGCCGGGGCGTGATCATAATGGAATGGTGTAATCACCAAGTGAATTACTCCAGCCAAGGCGATCGCTACAACCGAGATAGATCGCATCGTTACCTCCTAAGGAGCTGCTTTAGGTCGGCTACGATATCCTGTGGCTCCGTTTCATAAATGAAGGTCAGCACCAACCGCCCTTCACGATCAATCACGTATGTGCGGGCCGAATGAGTGATCAGATAACCCGCTGCCGAGCCCACCTCCTCCTTCTCGACATACACGCCGTAGGCTTGAGTCACCGCTTCGATCTCCTCCGGCCGGCCGGTGAGCCCTACAAACGTGGGATCAAAGTGGCTTAGATATCGTTTCACCACCTCGGGCGTATCACGCTCAGGGTCTACGCTGATGAAAATCACCTGTACTTCCCGCGCCACTTCGCCCAGTTCCTGGAGGGCGTAACGGAGCTTGGCTAAGGTGGTGGGACAGACATCCGGACAATGGGTGTAGCCGAAGAACAGCAAAACTAGCCGGCCGCGATAGTCGCTAAGCCGCACTGATCGCCCCTCTTGGTCGATGAGGGTGAAATCGGGAGCTAGCGGAGGTGGATCAAACCGCGAGCCGTGAAAAGTGTACGGCCGATCAAAGAGCGGGCTAGCGTATCGGGCAGCTATCACAACCAGGGCCACTAGCACGGCTATGACAAGTATCCACCGTCCAACAGGATTGAACTTGAGGGCATTACGCATGCCTGTCATTGGGTTTCTCCTACATGGAGGGCGAGGAGCACACCTTCGTCACAGTGTCTTCCTCACTGATCCTCGTCCTATCCCTTCCTTCTCCTCTAGAGAGTAAGGAAGGGAAGCAAGATGAAACCTGTCAACCGACTAAGTACAGCGCTGGATAGAAGAAAACCCACACCACGTCTACGAAGTGCCAATACTTGACCGCAGCCTCCACGCCCCAATGCTTCTCGGGCGAATAGGCGCCTCGCCACCCGTTCAGATACACCACTAAGAGCAGCAGTACGCCGGTCAGTACATGAAACGCGTGCATGCCGGTCATGGAGAAGAAGGCGATACCAAACCCTCTTTGCGGCGTGATCCCCTCATGCATCGCCATCGGCCATTCAACCCCAACTACGCCGATCAAGAACAGCGTCCCTAGGATGATGGTGTACAGGGTGTTCCAGAGGAAAGTCGTCCGGTCACCGTGGGCGATTGCCGCCTCGGCCCGATAGGCGGTAAAGCTGCTCAGGAGCAGGATCGAAGTGACTGCCAGCCCCAGGGCCTGGTTCAGCCCCTCCGGCCGCTCAAGGCCAAAGAGGTAAAAACGGGTGAACAGCAGGATCAGGAAGATCATGCTCTCTGAGAGCATGAATAGCCACAGTCCCAGACGGTTGAGACTTAAACGATCATGTTGTGGGTGGGCGACGGCTACGGTGCTCATGCATGTCCTCCCTCTTCACGCCACAACTGCGCAATGTGCATGAAATAGTACACGATCATCCCCGCTTTGATCAGGGCGATCACTACCAGGTACGGCAAGTTGCCACTGTGGATGGAGACGGACACCACGTACTCCAACACTGTCAACAGCGCCAGGCCTGCGATGACCACAGCGCCCAGCCGGAAGGCCGCGCGCCGCTTTCGCGCTGTGGTCGGATCCAGAGACCTTACTTCAGCCTCCTGGGCCTGCCCGGCGCCGACCAGCCGGCCAAAGATCAGAAA
The window above is part of the Anaerolineae bacterium genome. Proteins encoded here:
- the cyoE gene encoding heme o synthase, producing MSYFSTNLSGFAPIHRQSVLSVVRALFVLFKLRIVALLLFAAIGGAFLGADGWPGRGPLILILVTGGLAASGASALNEYLEREVDRRMRRTRHRPLITGVIPETAWVPALAVAMIVGPSLAVSPSHPALAFFLVLGAVIYVGVYTLWLKPRTALNIVIGGAAGSCAVLSGGAAVGAWSDPRVLALALLVFLWTPIHFWSLALVYRDDYARAGVPMLPVVTTPRWAAFWGLVHGAGAGLTGLALAFHPELGIVYLMPVLIITLYLLGQGIRLIIQPSARHAWRLFHASNLYLTVSLLAACADSVIRL
- a CDS encoding COX15/CtaA family protein, whose product is MNISTADRTSHLSVHRLMPSLILSTWISAILLITVGGIVRVTGYGLGCPDWPLCYGQVIPPALIGAWVEFTHRVLGAATGLQIVLIGVLSRLYYRNQPWMQRAALGTLGLLIVQTGLGGVHVLLEIPPITGWIHTGLAMLIVGLIAVQVAGTLPSLRSLGAAIEPFRNGRFRAWLSGMVGATYVLLLTGSYVTRSGASLACPAFPWCGSDTPAIRHLIEIQMLHRYAAFSVAFLTLVTVIWLLTRQKSPGLTWIAYGMGFLLLVQFGLGIANVLLRLPMWSRVLHLTVATLFWANVVILWTICWIRKQEQI
- a CDS encoding DUF420 domain-containing protein, with protein sequence MWTVSNLSTVNALLNGISAILLVIGYCFIRRHRWEAHRAFMLAAFVVSTLFLISYLIYHAHVGSVPFQGQGWIRPVYYAILISHVVLAATVVPLALVTLAQAFRGRFARHRRIARWTFPVWLYVSVTGVLVYVMLYHL
- a CDS encoding copper chaperone PCu(A)C: MRSISVVAIALAGVIHLVITPFHYDHAPAHGIFFAVAGIAEILWALAFWRRPSLRSYYIGLAVAGGLVVLWGITRALPAPFGHGPEPIEALGVVCKLSELIGLSALIMLALQGRLTEGVKRPAWRTASEALTLALVLGLASWGIGYAATPWLPTLGPQEAISHEGHVHDHEAPAPATEAHLHGESSHEAEDSDKTVTLGALRIKAAWARPGSVDGTSAVYLTVSNAGEATDALIAAQSEVAQAVELHQTRMMGDVMQMQPVERVEVPARGWVELTPGGYHIMLIGLRRELRPGERFPISLRFEQGGEITIDVEVRQP
- a CDS encoding SCO family protein is translated as MTGMRNALKFNPVGRWILVIAVLVALVVIAARYASPLFDRPYTFHGSRFDPPPLAPDFTLIDQEGRSVRLSDYRGRLVLLFFGYTHCPDVCPTTLAKLRYALQELGEVAREVQVIFISVDPERDTPEVVKRYLSHFDPTFVGLTGRPEEIEAVTQAYGVYVEKEEVGSAAGYLITHSARTYVIDREGRLVLTFIYETEPQDIVADLKQLLRR
- a CDS encoding cytochrome c oxidase subunit 3; the protein is MSTVAVAHPQHDRLSLNRLGLWLFMLSESMIFLILLFTRFYLFGLERPEGLNQALGLAVTSILLLSSFTAYRAEAAIAHGDRTTFLWNTLYTIILGTLFLIGVVGVEWPMAMHEGITPQRGFGIAFFSMTGMHAFHVLTGVLLLLVVYLNGWRGAYSPEKHWGVEAAVKYWHFVDVVWVFFYPALYLVG
- a CDS encoding cytochrome C oxidase subunit IV family protein, yielding MYDVTQISIALAVLSAIVGIALFGFFLIFGRLVGAGQAQEAEVRSLDPTTARKRRAAFRLGAVVIAGLALLTVLEYVVSVSIHSGNLPYLVVIALIKAGMIVYYFMHIAQLWREEGGHA